Genomic segment of Prochlorothrix hollandica PCC 9006 = CALU 1027:
TTCTGTCATCCGAGAGGTGAGGTTCAACTCGGTGGTTGTACCGGTTTCCACACAGATGGAAAGACCATCCATGTCTTCCAGGCTCGTAACACCGCTATCGGCCCGCACCATCATGCCCTGGGCATCATAAAACGTGGTGGGTGCAAATTCCATGGCGTTGCCGCCCGTTGCATCCCGACTGAGGGTCCAGGTCGTGTTCCGAGCCAACATATCCACCTCACCCCCCCGGAGAGCAGTGAACCGTTCAGTGGAGTCTAAGTTACGGTATTCCACCGCTTCTGGATCGCCGAAAACCGCAGCGGCTACAGCCTTACAAACATCAACGTCCAAACCAGAATAGGATCCATCGGTCGCCACGAAGCTAAAACCAGGAATTGTCCCTTCCACCCCGCAGATCAGTTTACCCCTGGCCTTCACTGCCTCTAAACGGCTGCCAGCGGGGGCAGTGCTATCAGTACTGGTGGCAGTGGCAGTGGTCGTCTCATCAGTGGCTGTACTTGAGGTTGATTCTGAGCTAGGTTCACAGGCTGCTAAGGGTGCCAACAGCAGCAACATCGTTAAAAAACGAGTCGTCCATTTTTTAATCATGGTTATCTTCACAGAAATAGATCCGAATAAAACTGATACTCATTACGTCAGGCTAAAATGCCCGAATTCAGGCTTTTTGAATCCTAACACACTGCTAGAAACCTGAAAACCTCAACTTCAGAGGCTTTAATCCTATTAAAGGACTATTACAGCCCCTGAAGTGATTGTCTAACCGTTTAAAGATCCTTGGGATTAACGGGTCTCATCAAAAATTTGGGTAGAAACCCCGTGCTGAACCACGGCTTTACACAGAACCCTTGCGGGCACTGGTTTTTAATTGCCGATAAGGCCGAGAACCAGCAAACTCGTTTAAGTCCCCTCCCACAACACAGCTAAGATGGCTTGTCTTACAACGCCTTACCAATAAGGCTTAGAGGGAATCCGGACTAGGGAAGTATCCGGAGGTCTGTGCCAAGTTGTGTCTCAGTGTGGTAGTCACTACTTACGTTGCCTAAATTGGTTTAGGCAAGCTCCATCCTTTAGGGCGGAGTTAGTGACCCTAGATTTAATGTCGCCACTAGAATTTATCCCTGCCCTAGGCTCTAGGCTCCTAGGCTCTATCCTTCAACCTTTACGAATCTTAAAAGATGGTGCTCTCAGAAAATGTAGCGAATAGATCAAAATGGACAGCTTCCGCTGAGGGACAAAAGGGATACCCTTAGCCAGGGTTAGCGCGATGGAAAGATGCCTAGGTTAGAGCTAAATGGGTTCAATAGAGACGAAAATTTATAGCAGACTCAAACACGAAAAACTAGGCTTGTCGCTTAAAGCGGGACCAGATTAACGGGACAGTGGGGCATTTTCGTACTCCACTATCCCGGATTAAGTTGACACCCAAAAACTATAAAGATGCAACGCTCAGCAGACCGGGCGAAATAAAAAATAACCTAGTTTGAGAAGGGCTGAAGCTCTGTAACCGTCCCAGAGACTCCGATCGAGGTTGATAGGGAACGAGTTTAAAGGGTTTCAGCTATGTCAGGCTGAAACGATTAATCTTCATTAAATACCGGTGACAGTTACGTTCGTAATAACGACTTCAGTCGTTCCCCTCTAGGAAGCTATGGACCTGAGCGACTGAAGTCGCTACTACAAACCTGAGCGACTGAAGTCGCTACCCCCTCGACGGGCCAGGATCGATTTTCTCACTGGAACTGAGGTTGTTTAACGTTGGTGTTGATAATCGCCTAGGGCTGCATAAAGCTGAGAGAGACAGCTAGACGGTATTAAATCCAGTAAAGGAATCTGCCGCTGACCTCCCCCGAGGGGCACGAGGTAATGACTGAGCAACGATCGCAACGCCTCCAGGGTTAGGCGATCGTCCTGGAGCAAGGGATAGACTTGTTCAGCCAGGGGGACATGGAGCTTAGCATCATTCAAGTAGAGATGCCATTTAGCGACATCCACATAGGCTGATTCGCCAATCACAGCGGCTAGTTTCTCAATTTCTTGACTGCTGGCGGATAATGTCATGGGTCTTAAAGCCTCATCACAACAGCGACTGGACAACGGTTAAACCCGAAGAAACTGCGTTAGGGTTGCTCCGGGGACGAGGGGGCTTCGTCTGGGGTTACGGTGGCATCCTCTTCGAGTTCTGTGGCTAACTCCTGTTGCCAATTTCCCTGGGCTGCGGCTTCAATGCGACGGTAGTCCGCCAGGATAAAGACATAGCACCCATGACTGACAAGGCCCAAGAGCCAAACCCCGGAGACGATGGAGAGGTTGTCCCAGGGATGATTCAGAAGCTGGAAAAACCACAGCCCGGAGTTTACGGCTAAATAAATAGCGGCATGGAGGGCAAAGTTAATAAAATCTTCCAGGCGGCGAAAGGCCGGATCATTGCGATCGGGGGTACGAGGCCAACGGGGAGGCATAAATTTGAACTACTACAGGGTTGGATGACTACAGAGTTGGACTACTACAGAGTTGAGCGGCTACAGAGTTAAGCGGCTACAGAGTTAAGCAGCTACAGAGTTAAGCGGCTACAGAGTTAAGCGGCTACAGAGTTAAACGACGACAGAGCATTACCATTTTGCCAAACTATGGCCAACCCCGTAGGGAGATTTTGCGGAGGGGAAGGGAGAGTTTCACTCAAATAATGCTGTTGGTCGATGGCGATCGCTAGCATCTGTTGGCCTGGGTCATGATGCCTCATCCCATTGGCTGGACCCTCTCGAACGTTGAGATGGGATTGTCGAGTTGTACTCGACCCTAAGCCGACTACAAGTCGGCTCTCCCAGGGAGATTATCGAGTCTCCCATGGGGATTGTCGAGTTGTACTCGACATTATTGGAGTGAAACTCTCGGGGAAGGGGTTAGCCGATCGGGGCTATAGTCAAGCTAAACAGCGTTCCACGGCCCTGATACCCTAGATCCGTCGCGGATAGCCCCCCAGATACCCCCATCCCCCCTGCCGTCCCCCACTATGGATATGCCATTATTACAGGTTCAGAACCTGGGGTTTACCCCCAGCCTGGGACAGCCACCCCTCCTCCAAACCCTATCGTTTACCCTGTCGCCGGGACAAACCCAACTGCTGGCAGGGGCACCGGGCAGTGGCAAAACCTTGGCGCTGCGGCTCTTAAATGGCCTGGAGACAGCGTCCGAGGGGATGATCTGGCTCAATCAGAAACCCAGGGATCAGTGGGAGATGACGGACTGGCGGCGATCGATCGTGGCCGTCAGCAGCCAACCCCATCTATTGGGGCTGAGTGTCCAAGACAACCTGACCTACCCCTTACACCTGCAAAACCTGGGTTCCCCAGTGGTGGCCGATCGCCTTGCGGAAATCATAGACCTACTGGAACTGCCTCAGGAGTTGCTGCGATCCACGGCCCCCCTCCTCTCCCAGCCCCAACAACAGCAGGTAGCCATTGGCCGCGCCTTGATGCTCCATCCCCCCTTTCTGGTGTTGGATGAACCCAGCCACCCCTGGCCCGAACCCTTGGCGGCACGCCTCTGGCAACGGTTGCAGGGTTGGGTTCAGCAGCAGCGGTTAGGGCTAGTGGTCACCAGCCGCCACCTCCCCCCCTATGTCCAAGGGTTAGACCGGGTAGTGTTGCTCGATCGCGGGCGCTGTTGCCCCGCTGCGGCCCTGACGGAGGGCAGTCGGGATCAGATTCAACACTGGCTCCACACCCAAAGCCAGCGGGAAGCGGCGGATTGGGGCGATGCCTAATAGACTGGGCAGGGTTCAGCGCGGGGGCAAGAGTTCTACGGTCAAACCATCAGTCTGGGGAGGGCAGAGACTGGTGTAAAGCCTGCTGACAAAGGGCGATCGCCGTCGCCCGATCGCCGGTTTGCTGGGGATAGGCGACCCAAGGACGGGGGATCAAAATCAAGGGAATCCCCAGTTCCTGGGCCACTTGTCGTTTCACCGCCTCCCCGCCCGCCGTGCCGGAAGCTTTGGCCACCACCAGGGAAATGTCCCACTGTCGCCACAGCGATCGCTCCAACTCCAGACTCACCGGCGGACGGAGCGCCACCAGGTTACGGCCACTAAACCCTGAGTCCAGGGCAGTTTTGAGGGCAATTTCAGAGGGCAAAATGCGGGCAAAGAG
This window contains:
- a CDS encoding amino acid ABC transporter substrate-binding protein, with amino-acid sequence MIKKWTTRFLTMLLLLAPLAACEPSSESTSSTATDETTTATATSTDSTAPAGSRLEAVKARGKLICGVEGTIPGFSFVATDGSYSGLDVDVCKAVAAAVFGDPEAVEYRNLDSTERFTALRGGEVDMLARNTTWTLSRDATGGNAMEFAPTTFYDAQGMMVRADSGVTSLEDMDGLSICVETGTTTELNLTSRMTELGVTYTDVKFQDGTEAVQAYLEERCDGFTSDKSQLFARRTQFPTPEDHILLDVSMSKEPLGPVTMNNDSQWFDVVKWVTFGLFQAEEFGITQANVDQIASSTDSKDIKAFLGAEGDFGTQLGLENDFMLNAVKAVGNYGEMYDRSIGDGIPRGLNKLWNDGGLMYSPPFR
- a CDS encoding DUF3181 family protein, encoding MTLSASSQEIEKLAAVIGESAYVDVAKWHLYLNDAKLHVPLAEQVYPLLQDDRLTLEALRSLLSHYLVPLGGGQRQIPLLDLIPSSCLSQLYAALGDYQHQR
- a CDS encoding 2TM domain-containing protein; protein product: MPPRWPRTPDRNDPAFRRLEDFINFALHAAIYLAVNSGLWFFQLLNHPWDNLSIVSGVWLLGLVSHGCYVFILADYRRIEAAAQGNWQQELATELEEDATVTPDEAPSSPEQP
- a CDS encoding ATP-binding cassette domain-containing protein, whose amino-acid sequence is MDMPLLQVQNLGFTPSLGQPPLLQTLSFTLSPGQTQLLAGAPGSGKTLALRLLNGLETASEGMIWLNQKPRDQWEMTDWRRSIVAVSSQPHLLGLSVQDNLTYPLHLQNLGSPVVADRLAEIIDLLELPQELLRSTAPLLSQPQQQQVAIGRALMLHPPFLVLDEPSHPWPEPLAARLWQRLQGWVQQQRLGLVVTSRHLPPYVQGLDRVVLLDRGRCCPAAALTEGSRDQIQHWLHTQSQREAADWGDA